A DNA window from Megalobrama amblycephala isolate DHTTF-2021 linkage group LG11, ASM1881202v1, whole genome shotgun sequence contains the following coding sequences:
- the LOC125278753 gene encoding cytochrome c oxidase subunit 8A, mitochondrial-like: MLAFLRGAVQPVTVCRARDIVQKRNSSIYSKPPKSKIGPGQSFLIMSVFAVALLAPAGWILQHIPEYRQRAKPPPS; this comes from the exons ATGCTGGCCTTTCTGAGGGGAGCTGTGCAGCCCGTGACAGTCTGCAGGGCAAGGGATATTGTCCAGAAACGCAACTCCAGCATCTACAGCAAGCCACCCAAAAGCAAGATCGGACCTGGG CAAAGTTTCTTGATTATGTCTGTGTTTGCCGTTGCCCTCCTGGCCCCTGCCGGGTGGATTCTGCAACACATCCCTGAATATCGGCAGAGAGCAAAACCCCCACCGTCCTGA
- the LOC125277930 gene encoding uncharacterized protein LOC125277930, translating into MGETAGAIKGSRTHHLPSHCDDQPSASHVNPWLSTAPTTSRTVNRATDGEFCATVTTGPDLDTIFSILPFSGEQLTSAQGEDHTLQRLSISPSTPPTDGIEVRDHQGVLYRRIQKGDNNCKIQLIVPKILIQQTIKHFHRKTPERHLGRLKTPLRILEVAWWPTIRSDTWRFVGNCKSCGVETKECAVINPSCKPPHNQHHHHSSASTSSSTKETHKTDRRKCWGEWRARKAGCFRTLGGMASPTQGHPGWHLIPPLSSVPVDSSGRLVPLWEGLVLPNLLQRHF; encoded by the coding sequence ATGGGCGAAACAGCTGGAGCAATCAAAGGATCCAGAACCCACCATCTCCCCTCCCACTGCGACGACCAGCCCAGTGCCTCCCACGTCAACCCCTGGCTTTCCACTGCCCCAACCACTTCACGGACCGTTAACAGAGCAACCGATGGAGAATTCTGTGCCACCGTTACAACTGGGCCAGACTTGGACACCATCTTCTCCATCCTCCCCTTCTCCGGAGAGCAGCTCACCAGCGCACAGGGTGAGGACCACACTCTCCAGAGACTTTCCATCTCTCCCTCCACTCCACCGACCGACGGGATCGAAGTGCGGGACCACCAAGGTGTGCTGTATCGTCGGATCCAGAAGGGGGACAACAACTGCAAGATCCAGCTTATCGTCCCCAAGATCCTGATCCAGCAAACGATAAAGCACTTCCATCGAAAGACCCCAGAGAGACACCTTGGGCGGCTGAAGACCCCTCTGAGGATCCTGGAGGTTGCCTGGTGGCCCACGATCCGCAGCGACACCTGGAGATTCGTCGGCAACTGCAAGTCGTGTGGGGTGGAGACCAAGGAGTGTGCCGTCATCAACCCTAGCTGCAAACCACCTCACAATCAGCATCATCACCATTCATCAGCTTCAACATCATCATCCACCAAAGAGACCCACAAGACTGATAGGAGGAAATGCTGGGGGGAATGGCGTGCCAGGAAGGCTGGATGCTTCAGGACCTTGGGAGGAATGGCGTCACCGACCCAAGGACATCCAGGCTGGCATCTGATTCCACCTCTCTCTAGTGTTCCTGTAGATTCCTCCGGCAGACTAGTGCCTCTGTGGGAGGGCCTAGTTTTACCTAATTTattac